Genomic window (Sphingosinicella microcystinivorans):
GCGCCCCCAGCCTCCGCCATTAGGATTCGCGCATCGCTGTCTTCTGCAAGTTGCCCCGCGAGCGCGCAGCCCGCGCTGCCCGCGCCGATGATCAGATAATCCAGCGGTTCGGATGGTAGTGGCTCGTGAACGGCGATCAATGGCATGCGATATCCTCGTTCAGGCTCCGGACGCCGCCTTGGCAACAAAATTTCGCAGCAACGCCAGCGCGGCTTCGGGCTGATCGCGCGCCGGACCATGACCACAATCGTCGAAAATATGGAGTTCCGCTACGCCCGGCCGGAAGGATTCCGCCAGTTCGCGAACGGCGCCAGCCGAGATCACCGGATCGACCTCCCCGCCCAGCACAAGGACAGGTGCGTCGATCCGTTGCAGCTCGGCGCGATAGTCGAAGCGATGCGCGTCGCCCGCGTCCGAGAAGAAATGATCGAGAACGTCTGGCTTGAAGGGTGAGAGCACGCCGATCTGCGGCGACCGAACCGTGTAGAAGCGGAAACCGTCGACGAGGAAACGGTCGCGATGCGCGGGATCAGCCGCAGTGTAAAAGCTGTGCGCGATCGTCGCCAGCTCCTCACCGCCCAATCGGCGGAAGGTCTCGATCACCTCGGGCAGGTTGAAGCGCGCCGCGGTGGCCGCCAGAATGATCGCCGAATAATCCTCCGGATAATCCAGCGCAAAACGCTGCGTGACCATGCCGCCGAATGACTGGCCGAAGATAATCGGTTTTTCCAGGCCGAGCGTGCGAATGAGGTTGTGGAGATCAGCGGCCCATTGCGTGAGCGTCCAGTCCTCAGGGGTCGAAACGTCGCTGCGGCCGAGCCCGCGATGATCGTAGAAAACGAGCTGGGCGACGTCCGCGAGCGACTCGAGGTCGACGCGAAGTGTGAGATGATCCCACGCCGGACCGCCGTGTACGAAGACGATCGTCGGCTTCTCGACCACCTGGCCATCGCGGACGGCC
Coding sequences:
- a CDS encoding alpha/beta fold hydrolase — protein: MRVDIGELRLFVEILGEKLAVRDGQVVEKPTIVFVHGGPAWDHLTLRVDLESLADVAQLVFYDHRGLGRSDVSTPEDWTLTQWAADLHNLIRTLGLEKPIIFGQSFGGMVTQRFALDYPEDYSAIILAATAARFNLPEVIETFRRLGGEELATIAHSFYTAADPAHRDRFLVDGFRFYTVRSPQIGVLSPFKPDVLDHFFSDAGDAHRFDYRAELQRIDAPVLVLGGEVDPVISAGAVRELAESFRPGVAELHIFDDCGHGPARDQPEAALALLRNFVAKAASGA